TTATAAATCCTATCAATGTAAAAATATATGAAGGTATAGTAGAACAAAGCATATGTTTTATATGATCAAATAATGTTGCACCTGCCATAGCTGGGGCTAATGTTGTTGTATCAGACATCGGAGATAATTTATCACCAAAATATGCTCCAGAAATAATAGCACCTGCTATAACTGGTCTAGGAAGTCCTAAACCTTCTCCAATTCCTACTAAAGCAATTCCCACCGTAGAAGCTGTACTCCAAGAACTACCGGTAGCAAGAGAAACAATAGAGCAAATTATAACTGTAATAGGTAAAAATACTAACGGATTTATTATTTTTAAACCATAGTAAATCATAGAAGGAACAATTCCTGATAGAATCCAACTTCCAATAACCATACCAATTATCATAAGAATAAGTATAGCTCTCATAGACATTTTGATAGTTTCAACTACTCCATCTTCTAACTCATCCCAAGTGGAATATTTACATATCAAAGCAACAAAACCTGCAAACATAGCAGAAATAAAAATTGGTATATGTACTTCTAGTTTAGCTATCTGTACTGAATAAAAAAGTATTATTACTAAAAATATTATTGGTAATAATGCACAAGAAAGGGATACTTGTCTCTTTTTCATTTCTTATTTATCAACTCCTTTGATTAAAATATTTTTTTTAACAATTTAATATACTTTACATTAGAGAAAAAGTCAATATTTTTTTAAAAATTATTCTAGAATACAAGAATAGACCTCACTTCTAAATTATTTAGAAGTGAGGTCTATTCAAATTAATATTAAAATTCATAAGAACTAGTTTCAGTTTCACCTTTGATTTTTTTCTCTACAGCTCTTATTAATCTAGGAATAGGCCACTCTTTATCCTCTTCCTTTTTTTCCTGTTTAGTATATATTCTAGTAAGTTCTTCTTTATAGGCAAAAGCTTCACCTTGATATTCCTCTATTGGCTTAACAGGATACTTTTTTAATCCCGGATAAGTTTTATCTAGAATTTTATTCCATTCATCTATTTGATCTTTATGAAGAGATAGGAAGAAATCAATATCACCACTGAATTTAATCTCTTTTACAATATCTCCAACTTCTAATTTTTTTATTCTTTCAAAGTCAATATCACTTACATATTCACCAAAAATAGTATGTTTTCCATTTAACCAATCAGCAGGATAAAGTGTCATAAAAAATTGAGAACCACCAGTTCCAGGTCCAGCATTAGCCATAGCTAACATTCCCTGTTGAAAGAAATCTAGCCATTCAACATATTCATCAGGAATAGAGTAACCAGGACCACCAGTTCCGGTACCTGTAGGATCTCCACCTTGTACTACAAAGTTTTCAACAGCACGATGTATTTTAGTATTATTATAATATCCTCTTTGTGCTAAGTTTATAAAGTTTGCTACAGTAATAGGAGCTGCTTCTGGATAAAGATAGAATGTAATATCTCCTTGAGTAGTTACAAATGTCGCTCTAATATCATTATATTTAGCAGCTTGCTCTCTTTTAGCTATTTCTTTTAAACTAGTACAAGAGAAAGTAGAAAAAACAAGAATTAACATAAGTAAAAATTTAATCGATCTCTTCATTGTTTTAGTCCTCCCAAATTTATTATTTAATAAATTATACTATAATTTTTTTTATTTTCCAAGAGTTTATTTTATTAAATACTTTTGTAAGCTCTTTGTAGATAACGTAAGAATTATAGATATACCAATTAGTAAAACTGATAAAGCATTAATAACAGGAGAAACTCCCAATCTAATCATAGAATAAATTCTTAGAGGTAGTGTAGAGGAACCAGGTCCAGCTACAAAGAAAGTAGTTACAAAATCATCAAAGGAAAGAGTAACAGCAATTAAGAAACCAGATATAATTCCAGGAAGTATTGCTGGTATGATTACCTTTGTAAGAGCTTGCCACTCTGTTGCACCAAGATCATAGGCAGCTTCTACTATAGAATAATCAAATTCTTCTAATCTTGATAAAATTATAAAAAGTACAAATGGTATATTAAAAGTAGTGTGTGCAATAAATATAGTAGTTAGCCCTAACTCAAATTTTATAGTTGCAAAAAGGATAAGTAGGGAAACTCCTAAAATAATTTCAGGAATAACAAGTGGAATATAAGTTAAAGTTTGTAAATATTTTTTTCCTTTAAAATCATACCACTGTAATCCAATAGCACCTAAAGTTCCAATAATAGTAGAAGTAAGTCCAGAGATAATAGCAATTACTACACTATATCTAAAGGCTTTCCAAATATTATCAGAATACATAAAAAGTTCTTTGTACCATCTTAAAGAAAATCCTTTCCATACCATAGATTTTCCATTATTGAAAGAGTAAACAATCAATATTACCAATGGAATATAGAAAAATAACATTGAAAGTATAAAAAAGAATAATGAAGTTCTTCTTTTATTCATCTTCAGATATCACCTCTACCTTTGTTTCTTTAGTACTGATTTTCATAAATATAAGTATCGCTATTGATGTTACAAGTA
The genomic region above belongs to Candidatus Fusobacterium pullicola and contains:
- a CDS encoding peptidylprolyl isomerase — encoded protein: MKRSIKFLLMLILVFSTFSCTSLKEIAKREQAAKYNDIRATFVTTQGDITFYLYPEAAPITVANFINLAQRGYYNNTKIHRAVENFVVQGGDPTGTGTGGPGYSIPDEYVEWLDFFQQGMLAMANAGPGTGGSQFFMTLYPADWLNGKHTIFGEYVSDIDFERIKKLEVGDIVKEIKFSGDIDFFLSLHKDQIDEWNKILDKTYPGLKKYPVKPIEEYQGEAFAYKEELTRIYTKQEKKEEDKEWPIPRLIRAVEKKIKGETETSSYEF
- a CDS encoding ABC transporter permease is translated as MNKRRTSLFFFILSMLFFYIPLVILIVYSFNNGKSMVWKGFSLRWYKELFMYSDNIWKAFRYSVVIAIISGLTSTIIGTLGAIGLQWYDFKGKKYLQTLTYIPLVIPEIILGVSLLILFATIKFELGLTTIFIAHTTFNIPFVLFIILSRLEEFDYSIVEAAYDLGATEWQALTKVIIPAILPGIISGFLIAVTLSFDDFVTTFFVAGPGSSTLPLRIYSMIRLGVSPVINALSVLLIGISIILTLSTKSLQKYLIK